One Ictalurus punctatus breed USDA103 chromosome 21, Coco_2.0, whole genome shotgun sequence genomic window carries:
- the LOC108254741 gene encoding LOW QUALITY PROTEIN: transcription factor HES-5 (The sequence of the model RefSeq protein was modified relative to this genomic sequence to represent the inferred CDS: deleted 2 bases in 1 codon), translating to MQPVQITLTLQRDLQHRDTAMAPTITSAMTTSNEHLPLNNRQRKPLVEKMRRDRINSSIEQLKSLLAPEFLNQQPDSKLEKADILEMTVSLLRQLQQQPALSCSSAAVNQGFSRCVHDLVHFLSKEEVKTQSQRKLLNHIQNLQPSSDESRRESVLHQLSSSEQQIISKEKSSINSSLWRPW from the exons ATGCAGCCAGTACAAATCACACTCACTCTA CAGAGAGATCTACAGCACAGAGACACAGCCATGGCACCAACCATCACTTCTGCAATGACCACCTCAAACGAGCACCTACCTCTAAACAACAGG CAGAGGAAGCCGTTGGTGGAGAAGATGCGCAGAGATCGTATCAACAGCAGCATTGAGCAGCTGAAGTCTCTCCTGGCTCCAGAGTTCCTCAACCAGCAGCCTGACTCCAAACTGGAGAAAGCAGATATCCTGGAGATGACAGTCAGCTTATTGAGACAACTGCAGCAGCAGCCTGCATTATCCTGCAGCTCAGCAGCTGTCAATCAAGGCTTCTCCAGATGTGTCCATGATCTTGTCCACTTCCTGTCCAAAGAAGAGGTGAAGACACAGAGCCAGAGAAAACTACTGAACCACATCCAGAATCTTCAGCCATCTTCAGATGAAAGCAGGAGGGAAAGTGTCCTGCATCAGTTGAGCTCTTCAGAGCAGCAGATCATCAGCAAAGAGAAGAGTTCAATTAATAGCTCCCTCTGGAGGCCCTGGTAG